The region AGTATTCATGTTGGCCTATGGATTGATCCCGAGGGTAGATTGACACCTTTTGAAAAAGCAAGAGGCACAAAAAGGGCTCAAGAGATGCTTATTAAAAAAGCACTTGATATGGTTTCTAAGGGTTCGAAAATTAGATTAATTATGGTTGATGCCGATGCTCGCGAAGATGCCAAGCATCTACTAGAACTTCTTAGAGGGTATTATCAGGTGGTTGATGCTACTTTCAGTGAAATGGGAAAAGTTATAACTACTCATGTTGGGCCTGGTACAGCAGGGTTCGGCCTGGAGGTTGTTGAATGAAATATCGTTTTTCAGTTGCGCTATTCATCGCAATCGTGGTTGTGCTTGTGTTTTTGCTATATTTGAGAACGCCACATCCAGTTGTTTTGTTGTTTGATGATGGCCAGACTGATTTTTATCTGGGCGTTCGTGAATATTTAGAGCGCAACGATTTTGAAATGGAGATCGTCTCAGTTAGAGTTGATCAACCAATGGCAAAATTGGAAGAGGTGATGAAGAAGTACTCAAATTCTTATGCAATAGGACCGAGACTCAGCACAGAAGCATTGAATATAATTTCTCTTCTCGAGCGGTACAATATTTTTGCAATAGCCCCATTAGTAACTTCACCTGAAGTTATTGGAAAAAGTGAATATTTAATGACGCTAAGCTCCTCAGATGAAATACAAGTTTATGAGATATCTAAAAGGTTGGAAAAAGATCAGGTGAAAAAATTGCTGGTTGTTTGTGATGAAAAAAACCCCGTTTACAGTGAAATTTTTGCAAAAATCTTGAAGAATACAGTTAAACGTGCTGAAATTCAGATTGTTTTTATCAATTCTGTCGATGAACTGGTTGAATATCCATTTGAAAACTTTGATTCAATGCTTTTAATTACCGATGGAATAGTAGCTGGAATGATAGCTCAAATGGCTTCGAACAGAGGATTCAGCGGAAGGATATATGGATCGGATTATACCTTTACAGACGTTCTTTTTGAAACTGGGCTTGATTCTATTGAAGATATGATCGTTTACAGCCCATTTGATTTTTCAAAAATGAGAGATTCAGGTTTTTTAAATCTCCAGCAGGCTGGAGCTTATGATTCATTGATGATTATTCATAATTTGTTAGCTCAGAGCATTTTGCCCAAAGAAGCTTATAGTTATTTAGTTGGAAGATCATTCGATGGTGCAACAGGTTCATTCACAATCGAGAAAGATCTCTCAGCTTTGAGAAAAACAAATTTCCTGATAGTCAAAGGTGGAAAATTCGAACCCGAGCTCGACGAGAGGTGAAAGAATGCAACTTATCAAAATTGCAAACAATATCAACAAATACGGCCTGATACTCATTTTATCCCTGATTTGCGTCTTCACAATTGGCTTTTTTATGATTTTTCAGAACATCCATATGTATTATTCAAGAACATATCTGCAAGCTGAAAGCAAGCTGGTGGAAACAACAATAAACGACGTTATTGAAAGCAAACCGATTTCTGGTGTTGTTATTCGAGAATTGAGCAATAATCTTGTTGATAGGGCTACGGGTATAGACCTTTCAGGTGTTCTGTCTTACAAAAATCTTCCCTGGCTCGTTGCTAACCCCAAGGGCTTGTTTTTAACTGAAAACAGTGCTAAATTCATCGTCGCAGAAGGTGAAAATTTGTTATTTGTTGAAATTCCTCAGAGTTATTTCACAAAAATCCTTACAAGTGAGCTTTCTATAGTAATGCTTGCGAACGCTGACGGTGTTGTTGTAATTTCATCAGATCCGTCATTCGCGGGTATGAACATCGGAACAAAAAGCCGGTTTGCAAAATTAAACAAAATCACAGGATATCTACATATGGAAGATTTTTCCATAGCTAATGCTAAAGGTGCTGTCTTTATACCGATGCGAAGCTATCTTTCGGTTATATTTCCTTATTTGATGATATCTTTTTCAGCATTGGCAGGTGTCGTGATATGGTTGTTTTATTTCAGCAGATTCACAAGAAAACTCATCGGCGCCACTTCATTGATTGTTGACAATATAAATAAAACCGCGACGCTCGCGAGTAAAGGAAAAGATGCGAACTACATTCCTGTAAAAACAAACATAGAGGAACTCAACGAACTTCAGGAATGTTTTGTGAGATTGATCGAGATGGAAAAAGCATCTCAACTCGAAATGCAAGCAATGATGAACAGTTTACAGGATACAGTTAACGAGCTTGAAGAAACGCAAAAAGTTCTTCAGGAGAGGAATCTTCAAATTATATCCACTCTTGCTGAGGCAATTGAGATAAAAGACACCAGTACATATGGCCATTCAGACAGGGTCGTTAGCCTTGCATTGGAGTTGGCTAAGGAATTGAGCATAACAGACCCGGCAGATCTTGAAGCAGTTAAATTTGGTGCATTGCTTCATGATGTAGGAAAGATAGGTATACCAGAGCATATATTGAACAAACCTGGCCGTTTGACATTTGAAGAATTTGAAATTATGAAGAAACATCCGATATACGGCGAAAAGATTATCAAAAATATATCAGGCTGGGATTTAGTTGCAGATGTTGTAAGACATCATCACGAGAATATAGATGGTTCTGGTTATCCAGATGGTCTGAAAGATGGCGAGATAAGCATCAGAGCTCAGATAGTTTCTATAGTGGATGTGTTTGCTGCGCTTATTGAAGAGAGGCCTTACAGATCTGCCATGAGTGTGGAAGAAGCGCTCAGAATTATGAGCCAAGAAATGGTGGGAGTAAAATTTGATCCCAAACTTTACGAAGCCTTCTTAAGAGTGTTAAAGAGAAGTTTTAAATTGTAGAACGGCAGAACCGATTTGGTATCCTGTGGTATAATTAAATCAACGGGGGCGAACGGTTTCGACGGGTTTGAGATCCCCCAGGAAGCGAGTCGAGGTCTCCACCACCTCGTAAATAAGGTGGAACAAAAAAGAAGTGCCAACAACGAACTTGCGCTTGCTGCTTAATAGATAAGCAGCCGTCCTTGCCGGGTCTGGCTGGTGCCTGGACAAAGGGCGTGAGATAACCAGCCTACCGCCTGGAAATTTGCTCTTCGTTTCCAGACGGGAAGCTGAAGAAGAGCTGTGGTTTGTACAACCTGCCTGCGGGTAGTACAAATCAAGATCGAAACGCAGGCTGCACTCGGAGATGCCTGGGGGTACTCATTCCCGGACGGGGGTTCGATTCCCCCCGCCTCCACCAGGGTTTATTCATACCTCAAAGCTTCAACAGGGTTCATTTTTGAGGCTTTCATTGCGGGAAATACGCCAAAAGTTATTCCTACGGCAGTAGAAATTGCTACAGCGATCAAGACAACAACAGGAGTTACTGCTGTCTGGATTGATCCAACCACGGCTACAAGTCTCGATAGCAATATTCCAGCAACCACGCCTATTATTCCGGCAACAAAGGTTAGTATTATGGACTCGAGCAAAAACTGCATCAATATATGTCTTCTGTTTGCACCAACTGCTTTTCTCACGCCTATCTCCCTGGTTCTTTCTGTGACAGTTACAAGCATTATGTTCATTATTCCTATACCACCAACGAGCAAAGATATACCCGCTATACTGCCAAGCATGAAACTGAGAAGTGCCATTGTTTGATTCACAGTTTCGAGCATTGCCTCCTGACTCACAATTCTGTATTTCTCTGTATCTTGAAATTTTGAAAACATCACCGCATCTATTTCATTTACCGCCTGAGTTGCAACTTCTTCTGAGCTTGCTTGAGCCACGATGGAAGAAACATAACTTCTTCTGAATAGACGTTGCTCCGCGGCTGAGAAAGGAACTATAATCGATCTATCTGGATTTATAAATAACAGCGTTCCACTTTTCTCAAGAACACCTATAACTCTAAAATTCTGACGTGTTGACTGACTTGCTATTTTTATTGTCTTTCCTATGGCATCCCCATCTGGGAAGAGTTCCTCTGCAACCTCTTTTCCTATAACTGCTACGCGTTTCCTGCTATTCTCGTCGTCATCTGTAAAATATTCTCCCTGTGCAAGCTGAAGATTCATCATGTTAAAAATATCTGGATACACAGCCAGAACTGTCGACATTGTGTTTTGTCTCTCGTACTGGGCGATGAAATTACCCTGCTGAAGAGGTGTGACATACACAACAGACGGGCAAAGCTGGACAATTTTATCTGCATCATCTTTTGTCAAAAGATCTGAATCAGAAAGGCTTGTCGAGACCCTTCCTCCGCCGCCCCGGGTAAATCCAGGCGAGACCATTATCAAATTTGAACCAATTGCAGATAAATTTTCTCTGATGCTTGCGCTTGTGCCTTCTGCAACGGAAACAACGGCTATAACAGCTGCAACTCCTATAATGATACCTATCATGGAGAGAGCTGTTCTCATTTTATTTGCACTTATAGACCTGAAAGCTTCTTTAAGCATTTCCAACACTTGCTCTCACCTCTTGTGAAACTATTTTGCCATCTCTCATATTTATTATCCTGTCTCCCTGTTCGGCCACTTCTGGATCATGTGTTACGACAACGATAGTCAATCCCTGACTATGAAGATCTGAAAATATTTTCAATATTTCTTCGCCACTTTTTGTATCCAGATTACCTGTTGGTTCATCTGCGAGTATTATTTGTGGATCATTGGCAAGAGCTCTGGCGATAGCTACTCTTTGCATCTGCCCCCCTGATAGTTGCGTGGGTTTGTGTGACATTCTTTCAGAAAGTCCAACCATTTTTAGAAGCTCTTTTGCTCTTTTTCGCCTTATAGCTCGAGGAACTTGGGCATATATCATGGGGAGTTCTACATTTTCTATGGCTGTAAGGCGTGGAAGAAGGTTAAATTGCTGAAAAACAAACCCTATCATTTTATTTCTTATTTTTGCAAGCTGTGCGTCGCTTAGTTTTGACACTGCTACATTTCCTATGTACAGTTCTCCAGAGTCCGGTCTATCCAAGCATCCCATAAGGTGCATTAGAGTGCTCTTTCCGCTTCCAGATGGTCCCATAATTATGAGATATTCTCCTTCGAAAACATCAAGATTAACTCCATCCACTGCTTTAACTAAATTGTCTCCCATTTTGTAAGTTTTTCGAAGGTTTTCAACTCTAATGACTGTGTTCAAAGTTCACACCTGCCTTTCATGGACGTGGAGCTGGTCCTCCCATGAATATTCCCATGTTTCTATTGTTAGAATTGCTCGAACTACTTGATTTATTCACAACAATTGTTTCTCCCTCTTTCAATCCATCGAGCACTTCATAGCTACTCGAAAGTTTATCGCCAACAGTTATCTGCCTTTTTTCTGTCGATGTTCCATTTTTAACTGTTACGTAGGCTTTTCCATCCTCAAAACTAATAGCAGCTGATGGGACCGTTATCACACTGGTTTTGTTGAGCACGACTATTTCAGCTTCGCACGAAAGGCCAGGAATGATCTTTTCCATGGCTTCTTTTATTTTGGCATAGTTAGGTGATGTTTCGCTGGGTGTTACTAAACTCAGCTTTATTGGTATAGTAACGATACCACTCGATGTTTGTGCTTCACTGCCAATGTAAGTAACTTTGGCAGGGAAAGATACATTTTCGAATGCGTCGAAAGATACTATTGCTGTTTGTCCAATTTTTACCTTTGAATAATCCATTTCTTCAACAGCAGCAGAGATGTAAAGATTATTTACATTGACAACCTTGGCGACAACGTCCACTGTTGTGCCTTTTGAAACATAATCTCCTACTTTAACACTAAGGGACGTTACAACACCATCTACTAAAGAGGTTATCTTGCATCTTTCCAGGTCTCTTTTGGCAATTTCCAGCTCCAGCTGCCGCTGTTCTATCAGGAGCTTTGAACCAGAGTTTTTTGCAGTTTCGTAATCCTGAAGAGCTTTTATATATGTCAACCTGTAGTCTGAATCATCGAGTTCAACCAAGACATCTCCAGCTTTAACACCATCTCCTTCTTCAACATAAACTTTTTCAACAACACCACTAACAAGAGCTTTTACTTCGGCAGAATCTTCGGCTTCAACAGTCCCGTAAACGGTTATTGTATCAACAATATTTGTTTTTTGAACGGTGTATTCGATAATTGATTGATCAACATCGGATTGTTGATTGTTATTGCTACAGGAAGAAAAAAGAAAAATAATTGAAATTAAAATGAATGTGTACACAAAAGATTTTTTCATCTCACTTACCTCCTGCAAGCTGAACGAGATCGAAACCAAGTATGTCGAGCAAGTTGACTTTGGCGATCAACAAATTGTAATTTGCTTTGAACAACTCAAGCTCCGCATCTTCGAAATCTAACCTCGCACTTTCCAGATCTGTTTTGGCTACGAATGCAGAACCTTTCAGCAATCGTTCATACTCCATTTTTTTCAACTGTAGGTCGAGCTCGGCCACTTTTTTGGAAGATTCGGCAATTTTTATCGAAGAATAGGCATTTTTCAGAGCTTTTTTAAGTTCATCTGTCTTTTCATCAAGTACGCGCTTTTGAAGTTCGTATTTCTTGTTTATAACTTTATAGTTGTAATCCTTTTCTCCACGATCTATGATGTCATACCCAAATGAGAAACCAAGCGAAAAGGCAAAGTCATCGTCTTTCTGTTTAACCTGAAAAAAAAGCTCGGGGTTCGGTATCCACTGCTGATAGCTTCTCTCACTTTGACGCTTTGCTATTTCAGCAGATAGAATTTGAGCGTTCAGATCAAGCCTTGACGTAATAAATTTTTCTGCTTCTTCCATAACAGGCAAATTTGATGTAATTCTCTCAAGACACGCAATCATTGTATTAAGTGTATCAGTTGAATATTCTGTCAATGTACTTGACAGGTTCTGGCTAATTTCTTCAAGTTGCTGTGTCATATCATAGATATTTCCCTGGATTTCAAGAATATCTTCTCTTGAAGCTGTACCGGATTCATAGGCTTTTTGCAAGGATTCAAATTTGTCTTGAAGGATTTCTATTTGCTGTTTTGTTATATTCATTTTCTGGTTGTAATAGTGATAGTTGAAAATATCTTCCACGAGATTCAAAAATACTTCGTTTTTTGCTGAAAGAAGATTCCATGAGGCTGTCGCAAAATTTGCCTCGTTTTCTAATTCAGTGATATCAAAGTTTGAAAATAATTCCCTCGATATTGTTAAGCTCCATCCTTTTTCTTTCCAATCGTTGCTGGAAAAATAGTAATACCAGGCATTCGAAATTTGAACGTCAAAGCCTGCGATATTTTCAAAAGTGATTGAGAAAGGTGCCACGAAAGAACTGCTTGCATCTCCCGTTGAACTTATGTCGGTTTCTAAACCCGCATTGCTAACGCTGACATATGGTATGAAGAAATTTTTGTTTTTTGATCTGTTGAATTCAGCTTCTTCGTAATCAAGGATGGCTGATAGATAACTGCTGCTATTTTCCAATTGCTGCTCTACAAGATCGGTAAAACTGGCAAATGTGAACAATGGAACAAACAAAAGCGCAAGAACGAGTTTTTTCATCGTTTATCATCCTCCCAAAATCTGGGATAATGCTTGCACATAGTCAAGTTCTGCATCTATGAAGATCGAGCATATGTTCTCTAAGAGAGATTTTACGTAAGTTATAAAGGTTTTCTGGGCGTTGAAATACGAAATTTCTGCGTTTAGAAGATCTTTTTCTGAAGAGACGCCCGCATTGTAATTACTCTTTGTGCTTTCATATTCAAGTCTGCTCGCCTCAAGTCTTTCTTTCTGCGCTAAGATATTCTTTCTGATAGTTTCAATATTTTGCAGTGCGGTTTCGTAAGATTTCTTCGTGTCATTTTGTGTGTCTTTTAAAGTATTCTGACTGCTTTTTAAAGTTCTTTCGTACTTACTTTTTGTGTATTGAGAAGGATTGACCAGCCCATCGTAATTTATCTGAGCTATTTGAACATTAAGATCTGCGATTTTAATGGAAAGAGATTTTTCCATCAACTCATCGAGCGATGGCAATGTTATATTCAGTACAATATCTGGGAGATCTTTAAATTCAATCTCTTTTCCAAGCATATTTTGAAGGTCACGCTTTGTTTGTTCTAACGAAAGTTTTGCCTCTTCCAATTCCGCAGTTGCTTCAAGTTTTGTTGCGCTTGCCTCCTGCAATTCTTGAAGTGTAGCAACACCTGTTTTGTAAAGGCTTTGTTGTTGATCAAAATCAATTTCGGCGATCCTCAGATTATCCTGCGCAACCTGCAGGGCAAGTTGATTTTCAAACACACCGAAGTATGCATCAAAAAATTCACTCAGAAAATCTTTTATTGCCGTGTTGTAGCTCTGCTTAGATTGTAACCAGCTTAGTTCAGCTTCAAGCTGGTCGAGTTTGTTTTTTGCTTCAATGGTTGCTTTTTCATAGTCGCTCTTTGCTTGCTCAAGCTCGAGAGTCGCATTCAGATAAGACGGGGTATTCTGCTTTGCAAGTTCCAGAACGTCTGTAATCTGTGAAAAAGCGAGAATGGATAAACACACAACCGATACTATCAAGAATTTTCTCACAACACAACCCTCCATTCATAAATCTGTCTCAAAATTAATTGAATCATATGTGATCATTTTGCTTTAGAGTTTCTAATCTTTTTCTAATCTTAGCCGGCGCCTACTCGACTACCGCCAGCGCCTCCACCTATTCCAGAACCATGGGAACCACCTGATCCTCGAGAACTGGAACTTACAGTTGATGCAGCTATGGTACGAAAAGAAGAAATCTCGTGAATAATAACCGGGTTTATGTAAGCAGTTCTTGCTACAGGAGTTGCTGGTGGTTCTGGGTAGAGTTTTTTCAAATTGTCAATCACTTCTCTGGCTATTCCAAGAGTCGTGGCGTAAATAATATAATCATCCCATATTGCTAATGATTGAGGAGGATAAGTTGAAAGCAGGGAGAAATCCCTGAGAAATTTTTCAAAGTTTTTCCACCTCAGATAATATATCAGCCCTTCTGAACTCCACCTGGAAAAAACGTCTTTTCGCATGGCAATTATTACCAGTCCTATACCAGATGTCAATATCATCAACAATGATACATAGCTGTTGACAATTTCAAAACCAGGTTCATAGTATCTGTTGAGAAAAACAATGCTCAACAGTGGAATAATTACTCCAAAAATAGTCGCAAAAGTTTTGGCAATGACATTTCCTTTTGAATCGAGATATTTTCTTTCATCAACATTCTTTTTGATTTCAGCTCGCCACTGGTTAATTTTTTTCAGAAAATCCTGGGCTTTTCTCTGATTCTTAAGACCTTTTTTGACATTTTTAAAATCGATAACCCCATCTGTTTCAAATATTCTGAAAGCGTCAAAAAGTGTTTTCCTGTTTGAGTTCGGGTTGAGAATTCTGAGACCAGTGATTTGATGATTTCCATCTTCCACAAACTGAATGTCCCCTTTTTTCACAGAATCAAGCACAGCAGCGGCAATTGCATCATCGCCGGGAAGTGAACAGATTGTTTTAACCACACTGTTCACCAGCTCTGGCAAGTCCTTGTATGGCAACTCTCTTTCATACTCTGCATCGTAAGCAACCGGATTTTCCCTGCCGAGTTTTCTGTATATGAATATTGGAATCAGCAATACGAGCAGAACATAGGTAATTGATCCAGAAACATAAAGAAAAACACGCCTTGAATAGAGAGCTTCAAGGTCTTTTACGTCTTTCAATGTCAAATTTTTCATGAAATAATCCGTACCTGTTTGACTTAAACCAGGAAAAACAAAACGCCCCTCGACAAAACAGTCTTTCGGTATATTCCTAAATTCAAATTTATAGAGGTTACTTGCTATCTCTTTGCTTTTGAATTGAAGGCCCCATGGATGATGGTAAATCAATGGTTCACCAAAATTGAGAGGAAACGAAACCTGCACATTGAGAACTTTTGTTCTTACAACTGTGCCATGACCAACATATTTTATAAAAAGCTGAGTGAAATCAGATCCCTCTATGAGAATGTTTTCAACGGTGTACTTAAAAGCGACTTTAATAATCCGATTGTCTGTTACTGGTATGTAATCTTCCATAGATCTGCTGAACAATATTTTTGTGCTGATGCTGTTTTCGGTTTTTTTGTCATAAGAAATTCCACCAAGCACTGGAGGTCCTTGAAGGATATCAATTTTGAAATTTCTAATTTTCATGGGAGCTGGTAAATCAATCGCATAGGTTACATATCTGAAGGGTTTTTTCATTTTATAAGTCACAGTTTCTGTAATATCTGCATAACCATTTTCATGGACTTCAATTGAATAGGTTCTTTCAGGAAGTTCAAAGATAGCACCGCTATAATTGGCCATCATGAGAAAAACAGATAAAACCACCGCGAAAATAATACCAGTAATTACAGCTCTCTTCATTGGAGCACACCTCCCGGGTGCTCCAATAATATCACGGGTTATATTAGTTCATCGAGAATTTGCTTTGCTTGTTCGTAGCTGAGTTTTCCTGATGCGACGAGTTTTAATATCTTTTTCTCTATATTTTCAGTCCTCTCAGCACGATTGGTAGATTTTATACATACATCACCAGAGGCACTGCTCACAGTAATTTTCATTTTCCCATCTCCAAAGATATAATCTCTTCCCTCCCGCGTGTAACCAATATTGGTTGTTAGATCACCACTCGCTGTCCTCATAGATAGTCTCAAATCCGGGATGCCTGCGGTCTCGACAGTAAGATCGCCACTCGCAGTGCTCAAAATCCATTCGTAATTATCACAGTTCAATCCTTTAACTAATAGATCCCCACTTACGCTGGTGAAAACCGCTTTTTCAAGTCTGGATGAACTAATTGTGACGTCACCAGAAACTGTTTTAATCTGGCATTGTTTGCTGTAGACATCATCAATTGATAGATCACCTGAAACTGTTCTCAAAGATAAGTTGTTCACTTTTATTGTTTTTACTTCGACATCCGATGAAACGCCATTAAGCGATAATTCCATCAGTTCATACGGGGCAGCAATTATTATTTCTCCATTTGAGCTTTTGAATCCAAAATCGAATACATTGAAAAGATTGTTTTCTTTAAGAGTGATTGTCAGGACATCATCTTTAAGTTCCAGGTCAGGCTGGCGTCCTGTATAAGATATATATGTTTCTAAAGGATCGGATCCCATTATTGTAACGTTGCTGCTCACAACTTTTACAATTAATTTTTTCACGCTTGAAAAATCTACTTTTTGTTTTTCCATATTCTCTCCTCCTAAATTCCCATGAAAATGACTATGACCCATATGACAACAGCTTCACCTATCAAATAAATTATTATTGGCACGATATTTCCTACAACCAGAAATAGCGCATAAAGTCCGACAAAGAATGAATACACGATCGCAATAGACTTTACCCTCATTTGAAGTAACTTCGAGCCTATGTATATCAGCATCAAAGCGCCAATAATGGCAAGTATTATTTTCACTCTCTCAACCTCCTGATTTTCTCAAGAGCTTCCTGAGCAGAGATTTCTCCTTTTTCAAGCTTATCAAGCAATTCATCTACCTGTTTCTCTTCTGCAACTTCTTCTGCTTCATACCCAAGTGTCTTAACAATTCCCTCAAGCCTTGATTTCGCTGTTGGATAAGATATCCCGAGTTCTTTTTGAAGATCGCTCAAATTACCTCTGGCTTTGATAAATATTCTCAGAAAATTAAGCTGATCCGGCGTAAGTCTGAAAAATTCTTCCAATTCGAATCTACCTTTTATAGTTGTACCGCATGACGTACAGTTCAGCTCGGTGACGATCAAATTTGAACCGCAGATGGGACATTTTGATATAACGCGTGCCATTGAAACATCTCCTTTCATTTTTTTCAAACAGAACTAAATATATTTTATATTTAGAGTAAAAATTTGTCAAGGTCATCTTTATGTAACAAAATTTCCCCTACACCATGTTAAGGCTTTGGTAAAATGTTCTGGGAGGGATTAATTTGTATCAAAGAGTCCTGGTTAAATTGAGTGGGGAAGTCATGTGTGGGGAAGGTTCGAGGGGTTTTGATCAAAGTAACATAAATTATCTTGTCCAGCAGATTGCACAGATTGTTGATTACGGAGTTAATGTTGGAATAGTAATAGGGGCAGGAAATATATTTAGAGGAGAAGAACTTTCCGAAATTCCGCATTCGCTTGCTGATCAAATTGGAATGTTGGGAACAGTTATAAATGCTCTGTATTTGAAAGGTTCTCTTCAAAAAGTTGGTATAAAATGTGTTGTGGTTTCTCAGGTGACATCTTTACCATCGATTAGACCTATTCATTATGATGATATAAATCTTTACTTTGATGCAGGTTATGTAGTTATATTTGCTGGAGGAACGAGTAATCCGTTTTTCACAACAGATACTGCTGCTGCCCTTAGAGCTGTTGAAATGGGAGCAAATCTCCTGATAAAAGCAACTAAGGTTAATGGTATTTATGATAGTGATCCAAAGAAAAACAAATCTGCCCGAAAGCTTGATAAAATTTCTTACTATGATGCAATATCGCGTGGTCTCAAAGTGATGGATATGGAGGCTTTTTCAATATGTGGAAGGTACAAATTGCCAATAGTTATTTTGAACTTTTTCGAAGATGGTTCGTTGCTCAGGGCTGTTCGCGGAGAAGATGTTGGTAGTATTATCATGCCCGATTGAAGGAGGTGTAGGAATGTACAACGAGATTGTTGATGTTAAAGCAAGAGAAGTTCTTGATTCACGCGGCAATCCAACTGTTGAGGTTGAAGTATTTCTTGAGGATGGAACACAGGCGTCGGCTATAGTTCCGTCGGGTGCATCAACAGGAAAATTTGAAGCTCTTGAACTTAGAGACAAAGAGAAAAGGTATCTTGGCAAGGGTGTCCTGAAAGCTGTCAAAAATGTAAACGAGATTATCGCACCAAAAATCATTGGAATCAATGTTTTTGAACAGGTTTTAATTGACCAGACTATGCTTGAACTTGATGGGACTGATAACAAATCGAAACTTGGTGCAAATGCCATATTAGGTGTCTCTATGGCAGTTGCCAGAGCTGCTGCCCAAAGCCTTTATCTTCCGATGTATCAGTATCTGGGCGGGCCAAATGCAAAAGTTTTGCCAGTACCGTTTATGAATGTAATTAACGGTGGCAAACACGCTGACAACAATCTTGATATCCAGGAATTTATGATCGTTCCAGCTGGAGCACCTTCATTCAGTGAAGCACTCAGATGCGGAGCAGAGGTTTTTCATACTTTGAAGAAAATATTACATGGTTCCGGGCATGTAACTTCTGTTGGAGACGAAGGCGGTTTTGCACCAAACCTTTCTTCCAATGAAGAAGCTATTAAAGTTCTGATTGAAGCCATTAAGAGTGCTGGTTATGAGCCCGGTAAAGATGTATTCATTGCACTTGATAGCGCTGCTTCTTCTTTCTATGATGCTGAGGCAGGAAAATACGAAATCGACGGAACTAAGAAAACCACAGAAGAACTGGTTGATTATTACACAAACCTGGTGAATAAATACCCTGTAATAAGCCTGGAAGACCCTCTTGATGAGGAAGACTGGGAAGGTTTTGTAAAACTCACTGAAAAAATAGGGAAAAAGGTCCAAATAGTAGGAGACGATCTGTATGTCACGAATGTAAAAAGGTTGCAAAAGGGAGTTCAGATGAAAGCAACCAATTCCATATTAATCAAATTGAATCAGATAGGGACTGTA is a window of Pseudothermotoga elfii DSM 9442 = NBRC 107921 DNA encoding:
- a CDS encoding TolC family protein, whose amino-acid sequence is MKKLVLALLFVPLFTFASFTDLVEQQLENSSSYLSAILDYEEAEFNRSKNKNFFIPYVSVSNAGLETDISSTGDASSSFVAPFSITFENIAGFDVQISNAWYYYFSSNDWKEKGWSLTISRELFSNFDITELENEANFATASWNLLSAKNEVFLNLVEDIFNYHYYNQKMNITKQQIEILQDKFESLQKAYESGTASREDILEIQGNIYDMTQQLEEISQNLSSTLTEYSTDTLNTMIACLERITSNLPVMEEAEKFITSRLDLNAQILSAEIAKRQSERSYQQWIPNPELFFQVKQKDDDFAFSLGFSFGYDIIDRGEKDYNYKVINKKYELQKRVLDEKTDELKKALKNAYSSIKIAESSKKVAELDLQLKKMEYERLLKGSAFVAKTDLESARLDFEDAELELFKANYNLLIAKVNLLDILGFDLVQLAGGK
- a CDS encoding TolC family protein — protein: MRKFLIVSVVCLSILAFSQITDVLELAKQNTPSYLNATLELEQAKSDYEKATIEAKNKLDQLEAELSWLQSKQSYNTAIKDFLSEFFDAYFGVFENQLALQVAQDNLRIAEIDFDQQQSLYKTGVATLQELQEASATKLEATAELEEAKLSLEQTKRDLQNMLGKEIEFKDLPDIVLNITLPSLDELMEKSLSIKIADLNVQIAQINYDGLVNPSQYTKSKYERTLKSSQNTLKDTQNDTKKSYETALQNIETIRKNILAQKERLEASRLEYESTKSNYNAGVSSEKDLLNAEISYFNAQKTFITYVKSLLENICSIFIDAELDYVQALSQILGG
- a CDS encoding DUF2207 domain-containing protein — encoded protein: MKRAVITGIIFAVVLSVFLMMANYSGAIFELPERTYSIEVHENGYADITETVTYKMKKPFRYVTYAIDLPAPMKIRNFKIDILQGPPVLGGISYDKKTENSISTKILFSRSMEDYIPVTDNRIIKVAFKYTVENILIEGSDFTQLFIKYVGHGTVVRTKVLNVQVSFPLNFGEPLIYHHPWGLQFKSKEIASNLYKFEFRNIPKDCFVEGRFVFPGLSQTGTDYFMKNLTLKDVKDLEALYSRRVFLYVSGSITYVLLVLLIPIFIYRKLGRENPVAYDAEYERELPYKDLPELVNSVVKTICSLPGDDAIAAAVLDSVKKGDIQFVEDGNHQITGLRILNPNSNRKTLFDAFRIFETDGVIDFKNVKKGLKNQRKAQDFLKKINQWRAEIKKNVDERKYLDSKGNVIAKTFATIFGVIIPLLSIVFLNRYYEPGFEIVNSYVSLLMILTSGIGLVIIAMRKDVFSRWSSEGLIYYLRWKNFEKFLRDFSLLSTYPPQSLAIWDDYIIYATTLGIAREVIDNLKKLYPEPPATPVARTAYINPVIIHEISSFRTIAASTVSSSSRGSGGSHGSGIGGGAGGSRVGAG
- a CDS encoding DUF4097 family beta strand repeat-containing protein gives rise to the protein MEKQKVDFSSVKKLIVKVVSSNVTIMGSDPLETYISYTGRQPDLELKDDVLTITLKENNLFNVFDFGFKSSNGEIIIAAPYELMELSLNGVSSDVEVKTIKVNNLSLRTVSGDLSIDDVYSKQCQIKTVSGDVTISSSRLEKAVFTSVSGDLLVKGLNCDNYEWILSTASGDLTVETAGIPDLRLSMRTASGDLTTNIGYTREGRDYIFGDGKMKITVSSASGDVCIKSTNRAERTENIEKKILKLVASGKLSYEQAKQILDELI
- a CDS encoding DUF2089 domain-containing protein is translated as MARVISKCPICGSNLIVTELNCTSCGTTIKGRFELEEFFRLTPDQLNFLRIFIKARGNLSDLQKELGISYPTAKSRLEGIVKTLGYEAEEVAEEKQVDELLDKLEKGEISAQEALEKIRRLRE
- the pyrH gene encoding UMP kinase — translated: MYQRVLVKLSGEVMCGEGSRGFDQSNINYLVQQIAQIVDYGVNVGIVIGAGNIFRGEELSEIPHSLADQIGMLGTVINALYLKGSLQKVGIKCVVVSQVTSLPSIRPIHYDDINLYFDAGYVVIFAGGTSNPFFTTDTAAALRAVEMGANLLIKATKVNGIYDSDPKKNKSARKLDKISYYDAISRGLKVMDMEAFSICGRYKLPIVILNFFEDGSLLRAVRGEDVGSIIMPD